A window of the Arenibacter algicola genome harbors these coding sequences:
- the pbfA gene encoding (R)-1-hydroxy-2-aminoethylphosphonate ammonia-lyase, translated as MKQDNLGIDAQNKKTEGDINFTPARAAWMDSQISDETKQILERDARYFLHQSMSTPCLDVLQSCEGPYIENISGKKYLDFHGNNVHQVGYANPQLIEKIIEQLRVLPFSPRRYTNIPAIDFAEKLASLMPSDLNRVLFTPNGSSSIGIALKLARAITGRFKVVSFWDSFHGASLDAISVGGESVFRESMGPLMPGVERIPPPITYRGIFEDNEDKCLEYLEYVFSKEGDMGAFIAETIRNTDVQLPSKNFWKKARELCTKYGVLLILDEIPIALGRTGKMFVFEHYDIEPDILCIGKGLGGGIFPQAAIVTRDEYNKFGDISLGHYTHEKSPLGAVAGLATIAFLENEKIFDKVRADEKYLKSSLAALQLKYPLIGDVRGKGLLWGVELVLDKKTKEKAINEAEVVMYECLKRGLSYKVSAGNVLQLSPALTISRKKLNKALNILDESLAIVHS; from the coding sequence ATGAAGCAAGATAATTTAGGCATTGATGCCCAAAACAAAAAGACCGAAGGGGATATAAATTTTACTCCCGCACGTGCAGCTTGGATGGACTCCCAGATAAGTGATGAAACCAAACAGATTTTGGAACGGGATGCCCGATATTTTTTGCACCAGTCCATGTCCACACCCTGTTTGGATGTCTTACAAAGTTGTGAGGGCCCCTATATTGAAAATATATCAGGAAAAAAATACCTGGATTTCCATGGCAACAACGTGCACCAAGTGGGCTACGCCAATCCACAACTAATTGAAAAAATTATTGAGCAATTAAGGGTTTTACCTTTTTCACCAAGGCGTTATACCAATATACCTGCCATTGATTTTGCCGAGAAATTGGCCTCTTTAATGCCATCAGACCTTAATAGGGTTCTCTTTACACCCAATGGGAGTTCCTCCATAGGGATAGCTTTAAAATTGGCGAGGGCCATTACAGGAAGATTTAAGGTGGTTTCCTTTTGGGATTCATTTCATGGGGCCTCCTTGGATGCCATCAGTGTGGGAGGGGAATCCGTTTTTAGGGAGTCTATGGGGCCTTTAATGCCGGGCGTAGAACGAATTCCCCCTCCAATAACCTATCGTGGGATTTTTGAGGACAATGAGGATAAATGTTTGGAATATTTGGAATATGTGTTTTCCAAAGAAGGCGATATGGGGGCTTTTATTGCCGAAACGATCCGAAATACGGATGTGCAATTGCCCTCCAAAAATTTTTGGAAAAAGGCGAGGGAACTTTGCACCAAATATGGAGTATTGCTGATACTGGACGAAATTCCTATTGCCTTGGGAAGAACTGGTAAAATGTTCGTATTTGAACATTATGATATTGAACCAGATATATTGTGTATCGGCAAAGGATTGGGAGGCGGTATTTTTCCGCAGGCCGCAATAGTTACCAGGGACGAATACAACAAATTTGGAGATATCTCCCTTGGGCATTATACCCATGAAAAAAGTCCGTTGGGCGCAGTGGCGGGTCTTGCTACCATTGCTTTTTTGGAAAATGAAAAAATATTCGACAAGGTAAGGGCAGATGAGAAATATTTGAAATCGTCCTTGGCAGCATTGCAATTAAAATATCCTTTAATAGGGGATGTTAGGGGCAAGGGATTATTGTGGGGCGTGGAACTGGTATTGGATAAAAAAACAAAGGAAAAGGCTATCAATGAGGCGGAAGTGGTCATGTATGAATGCCTTAAAAGGGGCCTTAGTTATAAAGTATCCGCTGGTAATGTACTGCAATTGTCACCAGCACTGACCATTAGTCGAAAGAAACTGAACAAAGCCTTAAATATCCTTGATGAGAGTTTGGCCATTGTACATTCGTAA
- a CDS encoding alkaline phosphatase family protein codes for MSKANFVFKSTMISVISGILRKVLAKEILLKTIAFMIISGSFWSCAKKEHENSPIVKHVVVIGFDGLSPDGLKKATTPTFDKIISEGASSMHARAVLPTSSSTNWASMIMGAGPEQHGITSNSWEKNNFVLPTIIQSEDFLFPSIFQLIDDQKENAEIGAIYHWTGFGRLFEKGAVDYDISPDSEDETAALASAYIKDKKPTFTFIHFDHVDHGGHEYGHGSPEYYKSVEKADAMLAEVMAAIKASGMADETLVIISADHGGLGKGHGGESLQEIEIPFILWGKSVKKNHVLKYPVYQYDNAATVAFALGIKTPMAWIGKPVKNAFEGYELSDDYPITERVEEPVILPVATLNKKAGGLFDDTANIIIENTNGAGEIRYTLDGTMPNANSTLYTEAVRTTENVVVKSAIFRNGKIASTVSEAFFRIKNKTMAPPISYEVFYLENLTSIPSLENKRPDAKGTCFEITSDEVKEEIRSSTVVRFSTSIQVEKEDRFTFYTNSDDGSKLWVNNELVVDNDGDHGVIEKNGGITLQPGTYPLQVVWFNGGGSGWLNVDYQTTTTPKQVLPSTILK; via the coding sequence ATGAGCAAAGCCAATTTTGTATTTAAAAGCACCATGATTTCGGTTATTTCAGGCATCTTGCGAAAAGTTTTAGCCAAAGAAATATTGCTAAAAACAATTGCATTTATGATTATTTCCGGTTCATTTTGGTCCTGTGCCAAAAAGGAACATGAAAATTCCCCTATAGTAAAGCATGTTGTGGTTATTGGTTTTGACGGATTAAGCCCCGATGGACTCAAAAAAGCAACAACTCCGACCTTTGATAAGATAATAAGTGAAGGGGCTTCAAGCATGCACGCCAGGGCGGTTCTGCCAACCAGTTCCAGTACCAACTGGGCTTCCATGATTATGGGTGCGGGGCCGGAGCAGCATGGAATTACTTCAAATAGCTGGGAGAAAAACAATTTTGTTTTGCCTACAATTATTCAAAGTGAGGATTTTCTTTTTCCCAGCATCTTTCAATTGATAGATGACCAAAAGGAAAATGCGGAAATTGGAGCTATTTATCATTGGACCGGGTTTGGACGGTTGTTCGAGAAAGGTGCCGTGGATTATGACATAAGTCCGGATTCCGAGGATGAAACAGCAGCCTTGGCAAGTGCTTATATAAAAGACAAAAAGCCCACCTTCACTTTTATCCATTTTGATCATGTGGATCACGGCGGACATGAATATGGTCACGGAAGTCCTGAATACTATAAATCCGTGGAAAAGGCGGACGCCATGCTGGCAGAAGTAATGGCAGCTATCAAGGCATCCGGAATGGCAGATGAAACATTGGTTATTATAAGTGCAGATCATGGTGGATTGGGCAAAGGGCACGGAGGGGAATCTTTACAGGAAATAGAAATTCCTTTTATCCTTTGGGGAAAATCGGTCAAGAAGAACCATGTGCTTAAATATCCAGTATATCAGTACGACAATGCAGCTACGGTCGCCTTTGCTTTGGGGATAAAAACACCTATGGCCTGGATTGGAAAACCCGTAAAGAATGCTTTTGAGGGATATGAACTTAGTGATGATTATCCAATTACGGAAAGGGTTGAAGAACCTGTCATTTTACCTGTAGCCACACTCAATAAAAAGGCTGGTGGCCTATTCGATGACACCGCCAACATCATTATTGAAAATACAAATGGTGCTGGTGAGATAAGGTATACCTTGGATGGTACCATGCCCAATGCAAATTCCACCTTATACACAGAGGCCGTCAGGACAACCGAAAATGTTGTTGTTAAAAGTGCTATTTTTAGAAATGGGAAAATTGCCAGTACAGTCTCGGAGGCCTTTTTTAGAATAAAAAATAAGACAATGGCGCCGCCCATATCTTATGAGGTATTTTATTTGGAAAACTTGACCAGCATTCCAAGCCTGGAAAATAAAAGACCGGATGCTAAGGGAACTTGTTTCGAAATTACTTCCGATGAGGTAAAGGAAGAAATTAGAAGCAGTACAGTGGTAAGATTTAGCACCAGCATTCAGGTTGAAAAGGAAGATAGGTTTACCTTTTATACCAATTCTGACGATGGAAGTAAATTATGGGTAAATAATGAATTGGTAGTGGACAATGATGGGGACCATGGGGTAATTGAAAAGAATGGCGGTATTACCCTGCAGCCGGGGACCTACCCCTTACAAGTGGTATGGTTTAATGGTGGTGGAAGTGGATGGTTGAATGTGGATTATCAAACTACGACCACTCCTAAACAAGTATTACCTTCTACAATTTTAAAGTAA
- a CDS encoding SusD/RagB family nutrient-binding outer membrane lipoprotein, producing MKKIGILFSLTVLMALTGCQDLTELNDNPNNVSETHPQLLLTNIASNAFEVDGTGALYASRILVQTDGENSGQYYNWDRASFDDYNMLGEVTKMMQEAERIESDEYIALSKFFRAFYFYNLTLTFGDIPYSEALKGETEEQYLPKYDSQKEVFVGILRELSEANDLLEGNTNIIAGDIIFGGNTTKWQKLVNSFRLKVLMTLSKKVGDADLSVISSFASIYNNEPIMVSNEDNGQLTFLDEEGSRYTEFNSSGYGSGMYMSSTFIEMLQDRQDPRLFIYCGQTKNAKEAGLAIDDFMAYEGGDPLAPYAEVNDKAAAGDVSKVNLRYTTDPTTEPHNLMGYWELEFILAEASVRGWIATDAKEHYENGVKASFDFYNTYAKNFETYVESSDADTYLLGAEVAFDNSLTTDEKLELILTQKYFTSFLQTGWRAYFDHLRTGYPAFAQLPGATPPTRWIYPNSEYNNNSANVAAAIERQFGAGNDKIREITWWLE from the coding sequence ATGAAGAAAATAGGAATTTTATTTAGCCTAACGGTATTGATGGCCCTTACTGGCTGTCAAGATCTTACAGAATTGAACGACAACCCTAACAATGTCAGTGAAACGCACCCACAATTGTTATTGACCAATATTGCAAGCAATGCCTTTGAGGTCGATGGTACTGGTGCCTTATACGCCTCGCGTATATTGGTGCAGACCGATGGGGAGAACAGTGGTCAATATTACAACTGGGACCGTGCCAGCTTTGACGACTATAATATGTTGGGAGAGGTCACCAAAATGATGCAGGAGGCAGAACGTATAGAAAGTGATGAATATATTGCCTTATCCAAATTCTTTAGGGCATTTTACTTCTATAACCTGACCCTTACATTTGGCGACATTCCTTATAGCGAAGCCCTTAAAGGTGAAACAGAGGAGCAGTATTTGCCCAAGTATGATAGCCAAAAGGAAGTTTTTGTTGGGATATTAAGGGAATTGTCGGAAGCCAATGATCTTCTGGAGGGGAATACCAACATTATTGCCGGGGATATTATTTTTGGTGGTAATACTACCAAATGGCAAAAATTGGTCAATTCCTTTAGATTAAAGGTTCTTATGACCCTTTCCAAAAAGGTTGGCGATGCCGACTTGAGCGTAATAAGTTCCTTTGCCAGTATATACAATAATGAGCCTATAATGGTGTCTAACGAGGACAATGGCCAGTTGACCTTCTTGGACGAGGAAGGAAGCAGGTATACGGAATTCAACTCCAGTGGTTATGGATCGGGAATGTATATGTCCTCAACTTTTATCGAAATGCTTCAGGACAGACAGGATCCTAGGTTGTTCATTTATTGCGGACAGACCAAAAATGCCAAGGAAGCAGGATTGGCTATTGATGATTTTATGGCCTATGAAGGTGGAGATCCCTTAGCGCCTTATGCAGAGGTTAATGACAAGGCTGCAGCAGGTGATGTCTCCAAGGTAAACCTGCGATATACTACAGACCCTACTACCGAGCCCCACAACCTAATGGGATATTGGGAATTGGAGTTTATTTTGGCCGAAGCATCCGTTCGTGGATGGATTGCTACTGACGCAAAGGAACATTATGAAAATGGAGTTAAAGCTTCTTTCGATTTTTATAATACATATGCCAAGAACTTTGAAACTTATGTAGAGTCTTCGGATGCAGACACCTATCTTTTGGGAGCAGAGGTGGCATTTGATAACAGCTTGACCACTGACGAAAAGTTGGAGCTTATTTTGACGCAGAAATATTTTACTTCCTTTTTGCAAACAGGCTGGAGGGCATATTTTGATCATTTAAGGACAGGTTATCCAGCATTTGCACAATTACCTGGGGCCACACCTCCTACCCGATGGATTTACCCTAATTCTGAGTACAACAACAATTCTGCAAATGTAGCTGCAGCAATTGAAAGACAGTTTGGGGCTGGGAACGATAAGATTCGTGAAATAACTTGGTGGTTGGAATAA
- a CDS encoding SusC/RagA family TonB-linked outer membrane protein, giving the protein MNKTSIVMIFAFFAFIMGHSQGVFTGTVLDENNAPLPGASVVIKGSAKGVATDFDGNFQIELNSASDILLVSYIGYIPIEFATSGKTSAEIVLLPDSEKLNEVVVTALGITRAEKKIGYATQKMDVEIIEEINAPNVGNLFTGQVAGLNVSNPTGLFQKPSFSLRGKSPLIVIDGIPVETDFYDVSANNIANVNVLKGTTASALYGSRGRNGAILITTKNANVDGLEISVSHNTMVSAGFTVFPETQTEYGNGSNGKYEFWDGKDGGISDGDMIWGPKFEPGVLVSQWNSPILDNVTGETIPWWGDVYGTQYDDKSRYSRVPTPWEYHNNLKDFMGTGYISSTDFSISSKSEKGSFRLSGNYSDQKDRVPNSGLKTGGLTFKSTTNLSKSLTLDSKLSYNKVYSPNYPRHGYGPKNHMYTILIWMGDDVDGQDLKEHMYVPGQEGYRQANFNYAWYNNVYFAANELNQKYDADLINAQMVLKYNIAEGLNLQGRGSAVIQDIFEDRQSPKTYLNYGDAREGDYKTWNSKRLTVDYDILASYTKSLTEDISFDVNAGASAFYRKYQQEYNSTDGLVVPFVYSLNNTSGNVAATTYVQERATNSVYATLGLDLYNAVFLTAAARNDWSSTLPKENRSYFYPSVSLSTVVSNFVTMPEAVDYLKLYGSWAQVSSDLNPYSTESYYTNSGVFGGNIKLQYPNGLVNANIEPESSNSFELGLSSAFLKNRLALDLTYYNVVDTNQIIDLPISNTSGFENRKVNGNEYTTNGLEVVLNAKPILTDDFSWNVTANWSRKVQKITEIYGNNTTYNNLRLNDRADSYYATVWQKSADGDLILGANGLPIRDNFPQLLGHNDQDWTLGLQNSFKYKNLTVNVGIDGGWGGLIRSLTVEKMWWGGKHPNSTEYRDAEYAAGVPVYVPEGVQVTGGDLVQDVNGDVISDTRTYTQNTTAVSWQTWSQNYPYRAAVTYKESEKFANIFDRSFFKLRTLSFNYDFTELANINGVKNLDVTLSGYNLLVWKKADIIDPDFGNDNNLQDPSTRYIGIGVNVKF; this is encoded by the coding sequence ATGAACAAAACAAGTATTGTTATGATATTTGCCTTTTTTGCATTTATCATGGGCCATTCCCAGGGAGTATTTACGGGAACGGTTTTGGATGAAAACAATGCGCCTTTACCAGGGGCATCGGTGGTCATTAAAGGTAGTGCCAAGGGTGTGGCTACCGATTTTGACGGAAATTTTCAAATTGAATTAAATTCGGCAAGCGATATCCTCCTCGTTTCCTATATAGGATATATTCCCATTGAATTTGCCACTTCTGGCAAAACATCAGCGGAAATAGTACTTCTTCCCGATTCGGAAAAATTGAATGAAGTGGTAGTAACGGCTTTGGGGATTACCAGAGCAGAGAAAAAGATTGGTTATGCCACCCAAAAAATGGATGTGGAGATTATAGAGGAAATAAATGCTCCCAATGTGGGAAATTTATTTACTGGTCAGGTGGCAGGCCTAAATGTTAGCAATCCCACCGGGCTATTTCAAAAGCCTTCATTTTCCCTAAGGGGCAAATCGCCCTTGATCGTAATTGATGGGATACCTGTGGAGACCGATTTTTATGATGTTTCTGCCAATAATATTGCCAATGTAAACGTCTTAAAAGGAACTACGGCTTCTGCACTCTATGGATCTAGGGGTAGAAATGGTGCTATATTGATAACAACAAAGAATGCCAATGTAGATGGATTGGAAATTTCTGTTTCCCATAATACAATGGTATCTGCGGGCTTCACAGTTTTTCCGGAAACCCAGACAGAATATGGTAATGGATCCAATGGTAAATATGAATTCTGGGACGGTAAGGACGGAGGTATTTCTGATGGGGATATGATCTGGGGTCCCAAGTTTGAACCTGGGGTTTTGGTCTCCCAATGGAACAGTCCCATATTGGATAACGTTACTGGGGAAACCATTCCCTGGTGGGGGGATGTTTATGGCACCCAATATGACGATAAATCCCGTTATTCCAGAGTGCCTACTCCATGGGAATATCACAATAATTTAAAAGATTTTATGGGTACCGGGTATATTTCAAGTACGGATTTTTCCATATCGAGCAAATCCGAAAAAGGGTCTTTCCGTTTGTCTGGAAATTATTCCGACCAAAAAGACAGGGTTCCCAATTCCGGTCTAAAAACAGGAGGATTAACTTTTAAGTCTACCACCAACCTTTCCAAATCTCTTACGTTGGATAGTAAATTGTCCTATAATAAGGTGTATTCCCCAAACTATCCAAGACACGGCTACGGACCAAAGAACCACATGTATACCATACTTATCTGGATGGGAGACGATGTTGACGGTCAGGACTTAAAAGAGCACATGTACGTTCCAGGTCAGGAAGGATACAGACAGGCCAACTTTAATTATGCCTGGTACAACAACGTGTACTTTGCGGCCAATGAACTGAACCAGAAATACGATGCGGATCTTATCAATGCCCAGATGGTACTTAAGTATAATATAGCCGAAGGCCTAAATCTACAGGGAAGGGGTTCAGCCGTTATACAGGATATTTTTGAGGATAGACAAAGTCCCAAGACTTATTTAAATTATGGCGATGCCAGGGAAGGTGATTATAAGACCTGGAATTCCAAGAGACTGACCGTAGATTATGATATTTTGGCTTCCTACACCAAATCTTTGACCGAGGATATCTCCTTCGACGTCAATGCCGGTGCTTCTGCCTTTTACAGAAAATATCAGCAGGAATACAATTCTACAGATGGTCTTGTGGTACCTTTTGTGTATAGTCTTAACAACACAAGTGGCAATGTGGCCGCAACTACTTATGTTCAGGAAAGGGCAACCAATAGTGTCTATGCCACTTTGGGATTGGATCTATATAATGCAGTGTTTTTAACAGCCGCTGCTAGAAACGACTGGTCTTCTACATTGCCAAAGGAAAATCGTTCCTATTTCTACCCATCAGTTTCTTTGAGTACGGTGGTATCCAATTTTGTAACTATGCCCGAGGCTGTGGATTATTTAAAGCTTTACGGCTCATGGGCACAGGTTTCCAGTGATTTGAACCCTTATAGCACAGAGTCTTATTATACCAATAGCGGGGTTTTTGGAGGCAATATTAAATTGCAGTACCCTAATGGTCTTGTAAATGCCAATATAGAGCCCGAAAGTTCCAATTCGTTCGAGCTTGGTCTAAGTTCTGCCTTTTTAAAGAATAGGCTTGCACTGGACCTTACTTATTATAATGTGGTAGATACTAACCAGATTATAGATCTGCCAATTTCAAACACATCAGGATTTGAAAATAGAAAGGTAAATGGTAACGAATATACTACCAATGGCCTGGAAGTGGTACTTAATGCCAAACCTATCCTTACTGATGACTTTAGTTGGAATGTAACTGCCAACTGGAGCAGAAAGGTTCAGAAAATCACGGAAATATATGGGAACAATACCACGTATAATAATCTAAGGCTGAACGATAGGGCAGATAGCTACTATGCAACTGTGTGGCAGAAGTCTGCGGATGGAGATCTGATCCTGGGAGCTAACGGATTGCCAATTAGGGATAATTTCCCACAGCTTTTGGGGCATAACGATCAGGATTGGACCCTTGGACTTCAGAATAGCTTTAAGTATAAGAACCTCACCGTAAACGTTGGGATAGACGGTGGATGGGGCGGTCTAATCCGTTCCTTGACCGTTGAAAAAATGTGGTGGGGCGGTAAGCACCCCAATTCTACCGAATATAGGGATGCGGAGTATGCCGCCGGTGTACCAGTGTATGTACCGGAAGGGGTACAGGTTACAGGGGGAGACCTGGTGCAGGACGTAAATGGGGATGTAATTTCCGATACTAGGACGTACACCCAGAATACTACTGCAGTAAGCTGGCAGACCTGGTCACAGAACTATCCGTACAGGGCTGCTGTGACCTATAAGGAAAGTGAGAAATTTGCGAATATTTTCGATCGAAGCTTCTTTAAATTAAGAACACTTTCCTTTAATTATGATTTCACCGAACTGGCCAATATCAATGGTGTAAAAAATCTTGATGTAACCCTTAGCGGCTATAATTTATTGGTATGGAAGAAGGCAGATATCATTGATCCGGATTTTGGGAACGACAATAATTTACAGGATCCTTCCACTAGATACATTGGTATAGGCGTTAATGTTAAATTTTAG
- a CDS encoding DUF5690 family protein, with protein MKLVKKDISFLLYGAFASFGTYFCMYAFRKPFTVATFEDLSFAGVDYKIILIIAQVMGYMLSKFIGIKVISELQPNKRIYYLLGLILAAEVSLLLFAITPAPYNFIFMFLNGLPLGMVWGIVFSYLEGRKFTEFLGVALCSSFIVSSGAVKSVGLLVMENLQVSQFWMPSVTGAVFLAPFVFFAWLLNRMPQPTEEDKELRTERQPMTGKDRKRVFLAFLFPIIILVFFYTFLTALRDFRDNFSREIWDALGFEGDAAIYTISELPIAILVLVIIGFLGVIKSNYKAFVSYHYLLLFGTIAIGLSTLLFQMDLISPILWMISVGFGLYICYVPFNCIFFDRMIATFRIKGNAGYLIYIADAFGYLGSMGVLLYKNFGQSSLSWLNFFMASTYLIAVLGSIITLVSLFYFKRKYKKNLLVEKSEIHLVEV; from the coding sequence TTGAAGCTAGTAAAAAAAGATATTTCGTTTTTGCTGTATGGGGCATTTGCCTCCTTTGGCACTTATTTTTGCATGTATGCCTTTCGTAAGCCTTTTACAGTAGCCACGTTTGAGGATCTTTCTTTTGCTGGGGTCGATTACAAGATAATCTTGATTATAGCCCAGGTTATGGGCTATATGCTTTCTAAATTTATAGGTATCAAAGTAATTTCCGAGCTTCAGCCCAACAAGAGAATATATTATCTTTTGGGCTTAATTCTTGCAGCTGAAGTAAGTCTACTTTTGTTCGCCATAACTCCTGCCCCCTATAATTTTATATTTATGTTTTTAAATGGACTTCCGTTGGGGATGGTCTGGGGAATTGTATTTTCATATTTGGAAGGTAGAAAGTTTACCGAATTTTTGGGTGTGGCTTTGTGCTCCAGCTTTATTGTATCCAGTGGAGCGGTAAAATCTGTTGGTCTTTTGGTTATGGAAAACTTGCAGGTGTCCCAATTTTGGATGCCATCTGTTACTGGAGCTGTTTTTTTGGCTCCTTTTGTGTTTTTTGCCTGGTTATTGAATAGAATGCCCCAACCTACAGAGGAGGATAAGGAACTTAGAACAGAACGGCAGCCTATGACAGGAAAGGATAGGAAAAGGGTTTTTCTTGCGTTCTTGTTCCCGATTATAATTTTGGTTTTTTTCTACACTTTTTTAACGGCATTGCGCGATTTCAGGGATAATTTTTCCAGGGAGATCTGGGATGCCTTAGGTTTTGAGGGAGATGCCGCCATATATACCATATCGGAACTGCCTATCGCCATATTGGTACTGGTTATCATAGGTTTTTTGGGAGTGATCAAAAGCAATTATAAGGCTTTTGTCTCCTATCATTACCTATTACTTTTTGGCACTATTGCCATTGGTCTTTCTACCTTGTTGTTTCAAATGGATTTAATTTCGCCTATTCTTTGGATGATCAGTGTTGGTTTTGGACTCTATATATGCTATGTGCCTTTTAACTGTATTTTTTTCGATCGCATGATAGCCACTTTCCGTATAAAGGGCAATGCAGGATACCTAATATATATTGCGGATGCTTTCGGTTATTTGGGCAGTATGGGTGTTCTGCTTTATAAGAATTTTGGTCAGAGCTCGCTTTCTTGGCTCAATTTCTTTATGGCCAGCACTTATTTAATCGCCGTTTTGGGGTCTATTATTACTTTAGTTTCACTTTTCTACTTTAAAAGGAAATACAAGAAGAATTTATTGGTGGAAAAGTCGGAAATACACTTGGTAGAGGTTTAA